The following proteins are co-located in the Pseudomonas antarctica genome:
- a CDS encoding carboxymuconolactone decarboxylase family protein, whose protein sequence is MFNNWSDLLPTVKKAFGALGKSNPKMVKAYMALGEAAEENNVLDAKTRELISIAVAITTRCDGCIGVHADAAIKAGATREEVAATLATAISLNAGAAYIYSLRALEAYDTLKPVPQS, encoded by the coding sequence ATGTTCAATAACTGGTCCGACTTGCTGCCTACCGTAAAGAAAGCCTTTGGCGCGCTGGGCAAGAGCAACCCGAAGATGGTCAAAGCGTACATGGCGTTGGGCGAGGCTGCCGAGGAAAACAACGTGCTCGACGCCAAGACCCGTGAGCTGATTTCCATCGCCGTGGCCATCACCACGCGCTGTGACGGCTGCATCGGCGTGCATGCGGATGCGGCGATCAAAGCCGGCGCGACCCGCGAAGAAGTGGCCGCGACCCTGGCCACCGCAATTTCCCTGAACGCGGGCGCGGCATATATCTACTCACTGCGCGCCCTGGAAGCCTACGACACACTCAAACCGGTGCCGCAAAGTTGA
- a CDS encoding GlxA family transcriptional regulator: MHRTIAILIFPGVQSLDVTGPMDVFCEANRFLPTEDHYQLEVIGLGHGTMAASNGLSLQAHRHYSEALSAYDLLLVAGGPQLPFEDFGAPFDDWLRGAAERAQRFGSICNGAFMLARAGLLDGKTVTTHWNDAADLARLCPSAQVDADRLYVQDGNLYTSAGVTAGIDLSLYLLAQDHGPEVALSVAKRLVVFTQRSGGQSQFSPFLTPHAESTSAVALVQLYVLANLTGDLTIADLAKAANMSARNFSRVFAREARITPAEFVERARVDAARVMLESSPAPLKTVAYQCGFRDAQHMRSVFNRRLGVTPQQFRLNFAAPV; encoded by the coding sequence ATGCATAGAACCATCGCCATCCTGATCTTCCCCGGTGTCCAGTCACTGGACGTGACCGGCCCCATGGATGTGTTCTGCGAGGCCAACCGTTTTCTACCGACCGAAGACCACTACCAGCTTGAAGTGATCGGCCTGGGCCACGGCACGATGGCCGCTTCCAACGGTTTGTCGTTGCAGGCCCACCGGCATTACAGCGAAGCCTTGAGCGCCTACGATCTGTTGCTGGTCGCCGGAGGCCCGCAATTGCCCTTCGAAGATTTCGGTGCCCCGTTTGATGATTGGCTGCGCGGTGCAGCCGAAAGAGCCCAACGCTTCGGTTCGATCTGCAACGGCGCTTTCATGCTGGCGCGCGCCGGCTTACTCGATGGAAAAACCGTCACCACTCATTGGAACGATGCCGCTGATCTGGCGCGTCTGTGCCCCTCGGCCCAGGTAGATGCTGACCGCCTCTACGTGCAGGACGGCAACCTCTACACCTCGGCCGGGGTGACGGCAGGTATCGATTTGTCGCTGTACCTCCTGGCCCAGGACCATGGCCCGGAAGTAGCGTTGAGCGTGGCCAAGCGCCTGGTGGTATTCACCCAGCGTTCGGGCGGGCAGTCACAGTTCAGCCCGTTCCTCACACCTCATGCAGAGTCCACCTCGGCGGTGGCGTTGGTGCAGTTGTATGTGCTGGCGAATCTGACCGGGGATTTGACCATTGCCGACCTGGCCAAGGCGGCCAATATGAGCGCGCGCAATTTCTCCCGGGTGTTTGCCCGTGAAGCACGCATAACCCCGGCGGAGTTTGTCGAGCGGGCGCGGGTGGATGCGGCGCGGGTGATGCTCGAAAGCAGCCCTGCGCCGCTCAAGACCGTGGCCTATCAATGCGGGTTTCGCGATGCCCAGCACATGCGCAGTGTCTTCAACCGCCGGCTGGGCGTAACGCCGCAACAATTCAGGCTCAACTTTGCGGCACCGGTTTGA